From a single Helicovermis profundi genomic region:
- a CDS encoding Lrp/AsnC family transcriptional regulator: protein MDQTDYKILDELQKSGRISMKDLGKKVALTSPAVTERVKKLEDAGIISGYSAIIDPKKLNKHVQAIINVDLQVHNHKKFIELAKKEPSIIECHHLTGEDCMQIKVIVSNTEELEELLSRIQSIGSTKTTIILSTPLKNKPILP from the coding sequence ATGGATCAAACGGATTACAAAATATTGGACGAATTGCAAAAAAGCGGCAGGATTTCTATGAAAGATTTAGGAAAAAAAGTTGCTCTTACATCACCTGCAGTTACAGAAAGAGTAAAAAAACTTGAAGATGCAGGAATTATATCTGGCTACTCTGCAATTATTGATCCAAAAAAACTAAATAAACACGTTCAAGCGATTATCAATGTAGATTTACAAGTGCATAATCACAAAAAATTTATTGAGTTAGCAAAAAAAGAGCCTTCTATAATTGAATGCCATCATTTAACTGGAGAAGATTGTATGCAAATAAAGGTCATAGTATCTAACACTGAAGAACTCGAGGAATTACTTAGTAGGATACAATCTATTGGAAGCACAAAAACAACTATTATTCTTTCGACACCACTAAAAAACAAACCAATTTTACCATAG
- a CDS encoding ABC transporter substrate-binding protein, giving the protein MKKNKVILIILLIAFVSVNSYILLTKKTVVNFYSHPDKLGFLNEAINEFESKHKNIDINMIELPDNTNEKYEIISSTLALKDGSIDVIDADVTWPSIFVNAGWVENIDTLLPEEERKDYLDSAISSATIDGNLYGIPYRIDSGMLYYRSDLLEKYGFKVPKTWNELIRISNYIIEKENNDKLYGYAGSWFKYEGLTCNYLEFLWSDGGTFIKDDHSLGSKKSAIKALTTMNDMIYKDKIAPPNVYDLKSGDLRKLFINGQLIFMRDWPTGWKYTNKDESLVKGKVKVSPLPYYDNYGKSHGTYGGWLYMISKYSTHKKESMEFIKFLTSYEQEKKNALLYNYLPSVKSLYEDEDILVKMPFINRMNGYFNEAKPRPRVYNYDIISYIIQDEVSNALKGTKDPKTSIDDMFLRINDLNEK; this is encoded by the coding sequence ATGAAAAAAAATAAAGTGATTTTAATAATCCTATTAATTGCATTTGTCAGTGTAAATTCATATATACTACTCACAAAAAAAACCGTAGTAAACTTTTATTCACACCCAGATAAGCTAGGATTTTTAAACGAGGCTATTAACGAATTTGAATCAAAACATAAAAATATTGATATAAATATGATTGAATTACCTGACAACACTAACGAGAAATATGAAATTATTAGTTCTACTCTTGCACTAAAAGATGGGTCAATCGATGTAATTGATGCCGATGTCACTTGGCCTTCGATTTTCGTTAACGCAGGTTGGGTAGAAAATATTGACACTCTACTTCCAGAAGAAGAAAGAAAGGACTATTTAGATAGCGCAATAAGTTCTGCTACAATCGATGGTAATTTATACGGTATTCCATATAGAATCGATTCTGGAATGCTCTATTATAGAAGTGATTTACTTGAAAAATATGGATTTAAAGTTCCTAAAACTTGGAATGAACTCATTAGAATTTCAAATTATATTATAGAGAAAGAAAATAATGACAAGCTTTATGGTTATGCTGGAAGTTGGTTTAAATATGAAGGGTTAACTTGTAATTACTTAGAATTTTTATGGAGCGATGGTGGCACTTTTATCAAAGATGATCATTCACTTGGCTCAAAAAAATCAGCAATAAAAGCACTAACAACTATGAATGATATGATCTATAAAGATAAAATAGCTCCTCCAAATGTTTACGATTTAAAAAGTGGAGATTTGCGAAAATTATTTATTAACGGGCAATTAATATTTATGAGAGACTGGCCAACTGGTTGGAAATATACTAATAAAGATGAATCACTAGTCAAAGGTAAAGTTAAAGTTTCGCCATTACCTTATTATGACAACTATGGTAAAAGCCATGGCACTTATGGTGGTTGGCTTTATATGATATCAAAATATTCAACTCATAAGAAAGAATCTATGGAATTTATAAAATTTTTAACAAGTTATGAACAAGAAAAAAAGAATGCACTTCTCTATAATTATCTTCCATCTGTTAAATCACTTTATGAAGATGAAGATATTCTTGTTAAAATGCCTTTTATAAATAGAATGAATGGTTATTTTAATGAAGCAAAACCGAGACCAAGAGTATATAATTATGATATAATATCTTATATCATACAAGATGAAGTTTCAAATGCTTTAAAAGGTACAAAAGACCCTAAAACATCTATTGATGATATGTTTTTAAGAATTAATGATTTAAATGAAAAATAA
- a CDS encoding ATP-binding protein: MKKIIIITFILMILFFYNFSIINYSDNSKIIKELNFVGVNNNFPYIFNDKNGKAKGLIVDILNEISKESNYKINFILTSPQNIISTFNEKGDILFSDNYIDSSNYNYKNTVPFLTIRNHIFAYKNLKELLKLKSYDNHSIIDKSLKNKQVGIKNKELSINMGLLYTNKSNLITFDNYSEGLLLLKNKKVDLVIMPETTGKALIRDEGYSNLLISKKHIFLENYFFTVKNENTALLDELNKQILLLQKGTFISETNSKWISNIQVNSINYSYLKYFNIIIFLTIIYILYLIYKSNSLKNTVENKEFKINEQKEINEELLSELLKHEKVKNDYFINLSHELRTPLNVILGATQLSETYIKKENYTKLIENAAYHNSIIKNNGYRLLRVINNIIDINKFDIDEYVINIDFVDIVYILEEIINSTKQYVNMKNLKLNFTSDIDEKIIQCDPFEIDRVFMNLLSNAIKFSKIDGEIWINIYDESEGIKIVFKDNGIGIPKEKQSSIFKRFSQVDNNLNRAHEGNGIGLYLVKSIINLHGGTIELESEENIGTTFTIFLPTKSNYTSTNTSNGINSNLNNQYNVDLEFSEIIQENLQEKN; this comes from the coding sequence ATGAAAAAAATTATTATAATTACATTTATTTTAATGATATTATTTTTTTATAATTTTAGTATCATAAATTACTCAGATAATTCTAAGATTATCAAAGAGTTAAATTTCGTAGGAGTAAATAATAATTTTCCTTATATATTTAATGATAAAAATGGTAAAGCAAAAGGGCTTATTGTTGATATCTTAAATGAAATTTCAAAAGAGAGTAATTATAAAATTAATTTTATTCTAACTTCTCCCCAAAATATAATTTCAACTTTCAACGAAAAAGGTGATATTTTGTTTTCAGATAATTATATCGACTCATCAAACTATAATTACAAAAATACTGTTCCTTTTTTAACTATTAGAAATCATATATTTGCTTACAAAAATCTAAAAGAATTACTAAAATTAAAATCATATGATAATCATTCAATAATTGATAAATCTTTAAAAAATAAACAAGTAGGTATAAAAAATAAAGAATTATCTATAAATATGGGATTATTATATACTAATAAATCAAATTTAATTACTTTTGACAATTACTCAGAAGGACTTTTACTTTTAAAAAATAAAAAAGTAGATTTAGTAATTATGCCAGAAACAACCGGAAAAGCTTTAATAAGAGATGAGGGTTATAGCAATTTGTTGATTTCTAAAAAGCACATTTTCTTAGAAAACTATTTTTTTACAGTAAAAAATGAAAATACTGCTTTGCTTGATGAACTTAATAAGCAAATACTGTTACTTCAAAAAGGAACTTTTATATCTGAAACTAATAGCAAATGGATTTCTAATATACAGGTTAATAGCATAAATTATTCGTATCTAAAATATTTTAATATTATTATTTTTTTAACTATAATTTACATTTTGTACCTTATATATAAAAGTAATAGCCTTAAAAACACTGTTGAAAACAAAGAATTTAAAATCAATGAGCAAAAAGAAATTAACGAAGAATTATTATCTGAGCTACTTAAACACGAAAAAGTTAAAAATGATTATTTTATTAATTTATCTCACGAACTAAGAACTCCGCTAAATGTAATTTTAGGCGCTACTCAATTAAGCGAAACATATATAAAAAAAGAAAATTATACAAAATTAATTGAAAATGCTGCATACCACAATTCCATTATAAAGAATAACGGATATCGACTTCTTAGAGTTATTAATAATATTATAGATATTAATAAATTTGATATCGATGAATATGTTATAAATATTGATTTTGTTGATATTGTATATATTCTAGAAGAAATTATCAATTCCACAAAACAATACGTAAATATGAAGAACCTTAAATTAAATTTTACTAGCGATATTGATGAAAAAATTATCCAATGTGATCCATTTGAAATAGATAGAGTATTTATGAACTTACTTTCAAACGCAATTAAATTTTCAAAAATTGACGGAGAAATTTGGATAAATATTTATGATGAAAGTGAAGGAATAAAAATTGTTTTTAAAGATAATGGAATAGGAATTCCAAAGGAAAAACAAAGTTCGATTTTTAAACGATTTTCTCAAGTAGATAACAATTTAAACCGTGCACATGAAGGCAATGGAATTGGTCTTTACCTTGTTAAATCGATTATAAACTTACACGGCGGTACTATTGAACTCGAAAGTGAAGAAAATATAGGTACTACATTTACAATATTTCTTCCTACTAAATCAAATTATACTTCTACTAATACTTCAAATGGAATTAACTCAAATCTAAACAACCAATACAATGTTGATTTAGAATTTTCTGAGATTATACAAGAAAATTTGCAAGAAAAAAACTAG
- the epsC gene encoding serine O-acetyltransferase EpsC, with product MKIFDYLDYIKKQDPAARTSVEVLLLYPSVHALGIYRLSNFLFKRKLLFLARLFSQLGRFFTGIEIHPGATIGKNLFIDHGTGVVIGETTEIGDNVTIYQGVTLGGTGKDIGKRHPTIGDNVTIGSGAKILGPIYIDSGSKIGAGSVVLKNTITNSTSVGIPSRMIGGNRGSHKKIVNINDKIEIYNDMII from the coding sequence ATGAAAATATTTGACTATTTAGATTATATAAAGAAACAAGACCCAGCTGCAAGAACATCTGTTGAGGTATTACTACTTTATCCTTCAGTTCACGCTTTAGGTATATACAGATTAAGTAATTTTTTATTTAAAAGAAAATTACTATTTTTAGCAAGATTATTTTCTCAATTAGGAAGATTTTTTACTGGAATAGAAATTCACCCAGGAGCAACAATAGGGAAAAATCTATTTATTGATCATGGAACAGGTGTTGTTATAGGAGAAACTACTGAAATTGGTGATAATGTTACAATTTATCAAGGTGTTACCTTAGGTGGTACAGGAAAGGATATAGGCAAAAGACATCCAACAATTGGTGATAATGTTACAATAGGCTCAGGTGCTAAGATTTTAGGTCCTATTTATATTGATTCTGGTAGTAAGATTGGAGCTGGATCTGTTGTTTTAAAAAATACGATTACTAATTCGACCTCAGTAGGAATTCCGTCTAGAATGATTGGTGGAAATAGAGGTTCGCATAAAAAAATCGTAAATATTAATGATAAAATTGAAATCTATAATGATATGATTATTTAA
- the cysK gene encoding cysteine synthase A, translating to MKNNILELIGNTPIVKVSNVEKRAENLYVKLEGKNPGGSVKDRAVYGMIRDAMKTGKLKKGSTIIEPTSGNTGIAIAMIGNLMGYNVKIVMPETMSIERRNIIKSYGAELILTDGTKGMKGAIEKANELFESNKNYFMLNQFSNESNYLYHYETTGPEIIKSNKDIEIFVTGVGTGGTITGVAKYLKEYNANIKVVAVEPESSAVISGNGPGPHKIQGIGAGFIPSNYKEEFIDEVVTVTDEESFEMTKKLLKQEGLFIGISTGANLAAVMKIFDKYGYDKNIVFISPDGGEKYVSTGIYL from the coding sequence ATGAAAAATAATATTTTAGAACTAATAGGGAATACACCAATTGTAAAGGTAAGTAATGTTGAAAAAAGAGCTGAGAATCTATATGTGAAACTTGAAGGTAAAAATCCTGGTGGAAGTGTAAAAGATAGAGCTGTTTATGGAATGATTAGAGATGCTATGAAGACAGGGAAACTAAAAAAAGGCAGTACCATAATTGAACCAACTAGTGGTAATACAGGAATTGCAATTGCTATGATAGGAAATCTTATGGGATATAACGTAAAAATAGTTATGCCTGAGACAATGAGTATAGAAAGAAGAAACATTATAAAATCATATGGAGCAGAACTAATATTAACGGATGGAACAAAAGGAATGAAAGGTGCAATCGAAAAAGCTAATGAATTATTTGAATCAAATAAAAATTATTTTATGCTAAATCAATTTTCAAATGAAAGCAACTACCTTTACCACTATGAAACTACAGGACCAGAAATTATAAAAAGTAATAAAGATATAGAAATATTTGTTACAGGAGTAGGAACAGGTGGAACTATAACTGGCGTAGCTAAATACTTGAAAGAATATAATGCAAATATTAAGGTTGTTGCAGTAGAACCAGAATCTAGTGCAGTTATTTCAGGTAATGGACCTGGACCACATAAAATTCAAGGAATAGGTGCTGGTTTTATTCCAAGTAACTATAAGGAAGAATTTATTGATGAAGTTGTTACTGTAACTGATGAAGAATCTTTTGAAATGACTAAAAAATTATTAAAGCAAGAAGGTTTGTTTATTGGCATATCAACAGGCGCAAATTTAGCAGCAGTTATGAAAATTTTCGATAAATATGGATATGATAAAAATATAGTATTTATCTCACCAGATGGCGGAGAAAAATATGTTTCAACAGGTATATATTTGTAA
- a CDS encoding 4Fe-4S dicluster domain-containing protein: MKKFDERDIMFSRMTYGKGSYEYNEYYSRNPDKKEFDDYLRELPNICGEGTMAYHPINAKFPDTIFRFLGDIKHLSSGKKSEIETPVESIEITKRIKKFLKYLGAVEVGICEMKDEFYYSYRGRSSEVYGKKVTEKHKYAICFLVEMDKEMMNRAPMLEEVIEVTKGYLNAGIIGMIGSYFIQDLGYDARNQMDGNFLSVVPLVAREAGLGSLGRNGILTTKKYGSRVRIGVITTDIPLEIDEKDDWGLEEFCEICGKCIKTCPGKSIPINKITDENDNLRWKINHETCYERWRSLGTDCGICITACPFSQGVDYKKINEMKGNKDKMKEILRKHEKDHGIREFIKTPLEILK, encoded by the coding sequence ATGAAAAAATTTGATGAAAGAGATATTATGTTTTCAAGAATGACTTATGGAAAGGGTTCATATGAATATAATGAATATTACTCTAGAAATCCTGATAAAAAGGAATTTGATGATTATCTTAGAGAATTACCTAATATTTGTGGTGAAGGAACAATGGCCTATCATCCTATTAATGCTAAGTTTCCGGATACTATTTTTAGATTCTTGGGTGATATTAAGCATTTATCTTCTGGTAAAAAATCAGAAATTGAAACTCCTGTAGAAAGTATTGAAATTACAAAAAGAATTAAGAAATTTCTAAAATATTTAGGTGCTGTAGAAGTTGGAATTTGTGAAATGAAGGATGAATTTTATTATTCGTATAGAGGTCGTTCTAGTGAAGTTTATGGAAAAAAAGTAACAGAAAAACATAAATATGCTATTTGTTTTTTAGTTGAAATGGACAAGGAAATGATGAATCGTGCTCCCATGCTTGAAGAGGTAATTGAAGTAACAAAGGGTTATCTTAATGCGGGCATTATTGGTATGATTGGTAGTTATTTTATTCAAGATTTAGGCTATGATGCTAGAAATCAAATGGATGGAAACTTTCTTTCTGTAGTTCCTTTAGTAGCAAGAGAAGCGGGACTTGGTAGTCTTGGAAGAAACGGAATTCTTACTACAAAAAAATATGGCTCTAGAGTTAGAATTGGTGTAATTACAACAGATATTCCACTTGAAATTGATGAAAAAGATGATTGGGGTTTAGAAGAATTTTGCGAAATATGTGGTAAGTGCATAAAAACTTGTCCTGGTAAATCTATTCCTATAAATAAAATAACTGATGAAAATGATAATTTAAGATGGAAAATAAATCATGAGACTTGTTATGAAAGATGGAGAAGTTTAGGTACTGATTGCGGAATTTGTATTACAGCGTGTCCATTTTCTCAAGGAGTAGATTATAAAAAAATAAATGAAATGAAAGGTAATAAAGATAAAATGAAAGAAATTCTTAGAAAACATGAGAAAGATCATGGTATAAGAGAATTTATTAAGACTCCACTAGAAATATTAAAATAA
- a CDS encoding right-handed parallel beta-helix repeat-containing protein has protein sequence MNKKIILLLLVFTAIFISGCTKNDNSKKTDVTDVNKSEAVDIIDNKVEQNNKNTVEVSTTEELLNAIKPNAIIKLKSGDYDLLSVKVNNEFIRYESTYDGEQIIFRKVDNLTLIGEDVKNTRFLINPRYSNVLTFKDVDNLKISNITMGHTEDKGECSGGVLYFDYSDNVELNNLNLFGSGTIGITFEDSENFKIDKTVIHDNSYSGVVIKNSNKIEFTNSKFENNTIIDGVVNAYNSKNIGFVNTEFLNNSEYSNEDIYTNFSNNDSENPIKYYNCKIEGNKLDNLFNFRDAFTNSVIKNNTFVVETNSEDIFNNTYIVKDNSYYDLLIKETTDWINNSLDLSEDILKEKAIEKYSKLIDNLGIFDLRGVETALYAYKDVSQKLSYDSINDEVFSEFLAYYNKYIQNADFNLFSYTDLDKILNYNDDNTITIKEISEINDTLLKSKIIMLESSGIKISDTMDGVYFEEDPGFIISSVNKYVTEDILEYLLLRNKEIASQSASQNMDRTYVQTEYSYKAIDNLIMWEKFNEDHPAFDYKNGITNYEKSYALNLSGPFAIMNWANNSNENELYYYDYAISSNNISMYEYLIETYPTSKYTSIYKEIPSLLSKKLYLITEDMKDYLVEKNIISGDLDYSVFFDNAKKIYNKYNSYITSLDKFKKEIKHDTVKFNNSTANENLVIRIHNSDELVRNLGDDRTLILDPKVYHILGGYSYNDSGEQVFNEKFESRNNLTIKTLGDKPAFIMTEYDTVINIKNSKNLNFDNLIVGHLYNVCSGDVFGIKDSSNINISDSFLFGSGLIGLNAEKTDNISMDGSMITDSTIVPIKLKDVKNILIKDSRIYENDTENLYILDNVKGITFNGVQTIYNPTTEKIENPKRSIMINMNDVSDFKILNSYFINNGYKSITDEKNKSQIEMFNNVTN, from the coding sequence ATGAATAAAAAAATAATATTACTACTATTAGTTTTCACAGCAATTTTTATAAGTGGGTGTACTAAAAATGATAATAGTAAAAAAACAGATGTAACTGATGTTAATAAGAGTGAAGCGGTTGATATTATTGACAATAAGGTAGAACAAAATAATAAAAATACTGTTGAAGTTTCAACAACTGAAGAGTTACTTAATGCAATCAAACCAAATGCAATAATAAAACTTAAGAGCGGAGATTATGATCTTTTAAGTGTTAAAGTTAATAATGAATTTATTAGATATGAATCTACATATGATGGTGAGCAAATTATATTTAGAAAAGTTGATAACTTAACATTAATAGGTGAGGATGTAAAAAACACAAGATTTTTAATTAATCCAAGATATTCAAATGTCTTAACTTTTAAAGATGTAGATAATCTTAAAATTAGTAATATTACTATGGGACACACAGAAGATAAAGGTGAATGTTCTGGAGGAGTTTTATACTTTGATTATTCTGATAATGTAGAATTAAATAATTTGAATTTATTTGGTTCAGGTACGATTGGTATTACTTTTGAAGATTCTGAAAATTTTAAAATAGATAAAACAGTAATTCATGATAATTCTTATTCAGGAGTAGTAATAAAAAATTCTAATAAAATTGAATTTACGAATTCAAAATTTGAAAATAATACAATAATAGATGGTGTTGTTAATGCCTATAATTCGAAAAATATAGGATTTGTAAATACTGAGTTTTTAAATAATAGTGAATATTCAAATGAGGATATTTATACTAATTTTTCAAACAATGATTCTGAAAATCCAATAAAATATTATAATTGTAAAATTGAAGGAAATAAACTTGATAATTTATTTAATTTTAGGGATGCATTTACCAATAGTGTTATTAAAAACAATACATTTGTTGTAGAAACAAATAGTGAAGATATTTTTAATAATACTTACATTGTGAAAGATAATTCATATTATGATTTGCTAATTAAAGAAACCACTGATTGGATAAATAATTCTTTAGATTTAAGTGAAGATATCTTAAAAGAAAAAGCTATTGAAAAGTATAGTAAACTTATAGATAATTTAGGTATTTTTGATTTAAGAGGTGTTGAAACGGCACTTTATGCATATAAAGATGTTTCTCAAAAATTATCGTATGATTCTATTAATGATGAAGTATTTAGTGAATTTTTAGCCTATTATAACAAGTATATTCAAAATGCAGATTTTAATTTATTTTCCTATACTGATTTAGATAAAATTTTAAACTATAACGATGATAATACAATTACTATTAAAGAAATATCTGAGATAAACGATACATTGCTAAAATCTAAGATTATCATGCTTGAAAGTTCAGGTATAAAAATATCAGATACTATGGATGGTGTTTATTTTGAAGAAGACCCGGGATTTATTATATCGAGTGTTAACAAGTATGTTACTGAAGATATTTTAGAGTATTTATTACTTAGAAATAAGGAGATTGCTTCACAATCGGCTTCGCAAAATATGGATAGGACTTACGTTCAAACAGAATATTCCTATAAAGCAATTGATAATTTAATTATGTGGGAAAAATTTAATGAAGATCATCCTGCTTTTGATTATAAAAATGGCATAACTAATTACGAAAAAAGTTATGCACTAAATTTAAGTGGACCTTTTGCAATTATGAACTGGGCGAATAATTCAAATGAAAATGAATTATATTATTATGATTATGCCATTTCAAGTAATAATATTTCTATGTACGAGTATTTAATTGAAACGTATCCAACTTCTAAATATACCAGTATATATAAAGAAATTCCAAGTTTATTGTCAAAAAAATTATATTTGATAACAGAAGATATGAAAGATTATTTGGTAGAAAAAAATATTATTAGTGGTGATTTGGATTATAGTGTGTTTTTTGATAATGCTAAGAAAATATATAATAAATATAATAGCTATATAACTTCTTTAGATAAATTTAAAAAGGAAATTAAGCACGATACTGTAAAATTTAATAATTCAACAGCAAATGAAAATTTAGTAATTAGAATTCATAATTCTGATGAATTGGTTAGAAATTTAGGTGATGATAGAACATTAATTTTAGATCCGAAAGTTTACCATATATTGGGTGGATACTCATATAATGATTCAGGTGAACAAGTATTTAATGAAAAATTTGAATCACGAAATAATTTAACTATAAAGACTCTAGGAGATAAACCTGCATTTATTATGACAGAATATGATACAGTTATTAATATAAAAAATAGTAAAAATTTAAATTTTGATAATCTTATTGTTGGACATTTATATAATGTGTGTTCAGGAGATGTTTTTGGAATTAAAGATTCTAGCAATATTAATATTTCAGATTCTTTTTTATTTGGTTCAGGCTTAATTGGTCTTAACGCAGAAAAAACAGATAATATTAGTATGGATGGATCAATGATAACAGATTCTACAATTGTTCCTATTAAGTTAAAGGATGTAAAAAATATTTTGATTAAAGATTCAAGAATATATGAGAATGATACAGAGAATCTTTATATTTTAGATAATGTAAAAGGAATTACTTTTAATGGTGTTCAAACTATTTATAATCCTACAACTGAAAAAATAGAAAATCCCAAGCGAAGCATTATGATTAATATGAATGATGTTAGCGATTTTAAAATATTAAACTCATATTTTATTAATAATGGATATAAGAGTATTACTGATGAAAAAAATAAATCACAAATTGAAATGTTTAATAATGTTACAAATTAG
- the ilvA gene encoding threonine ammonia-lyase, with product MEQRALKLERNYYDYLNFLNASKNLEGTIKETKLIYSEVFSKESGNEVFIKPENLQRTGAFKIRGAYNKISKLTKEERKRGVIASSAGNHAQGVAYAATKLGVLSTIVMPKTTPIIKVEATKNYGSKVVLFGDCYDEAYEEAKRLQEENDYVFVHPFDDLDVIEGQGTISLEILDELRETDYILVPVGGGGLISGIALAAKEINPSIKVIGVEPEGAMAMKESVRKNELVNLSFVDTIADGVAVKKPGVITFDIIRDYVDEIITVSDREIMEAFLLLMEKHKIVSENAGSLPFAALKKLNVWNKKVVCLLSGGNIDVVTVSTMINKGLVSRGRLFCFSVQLPDKPGELLRIADRLAKLNANVIGLDHNQFKNTDRFMNVHLEVTCETSGHEHIKQIIESLNDIGYSLEKIY from the coding sequence ATGGAACAAAGAGCTTTAAAATTAGAAAGAAATTACTATGATTATCTCAATTTTTTAAATGCATCAAAAAATCTCGAGGGAACGATTAAAGAGACAAAACTTATTTATAGTGAAGTTTTTAGTAAAGAATCTGGTAATGAGGTTTTTATAAAACCTGAGAATTTACAACGAACAGGTGCATTTAAAATCAGAGGTGCATATAATAAAATTTCTAAACTTACTAAAGAAGAAAGAAAAAGAGGGGTTATAGCATCATCTGCTGGCAATCATGCTCAGGGAGTTGCATATGCGGCTACTAAACTTGGAGTTCTTTCAACTATTGTAATGCCTAAAACTACACCTATTATAAAGGTTGAAGCTACGAAAAATTATGGTTCAAAAGTTGTTTTGTTTGGTGACTGTTATGATGAAGCTTACGAAGAAGCAAAACGACTTCAAGAAGAAAATGATTATGTGTTTGTTCATCCATTTGATGATTTGGACGTTATAGAAGGGCAGGGAACAATAAGTCTTGAAATTTTAGATGAACTTAGAGAAACTGATTATATATTAGTGCCAGTAGGAGGCGGTGGACTTATTAGTGGAATTGCTCTGGCTGCAAAAGAAATTAATCCAAGTATTAAAGTAATTGGCGTAGAGCCAGAAGGTGCTATGGCAATGAAAGAATCAGTTAGAAAAAATGAACTCGTTAATTTATCGTTTGTGGACACAATAGCAGACGGAGTTGCTGTAAAAAAACCTGGAGTAATCACTTTTGATATTATAAGAGATTATGTTGATGAGATTATTACTGTCAGTGATAGAGAAATTATGGAAGCATTCCTTCTTCTTATGGAAAAGCATAAAATTGTATCAGAAAATGCGGGTAGTTTGCCTTTTGCAGCACTTAAAAAGCTTAATGTTTGGAATAAAAAAGTAGTTTGTCTTTTAAGTGGTGGCAATATTGACGTAGTAACAGTTTCAACAATGATTAATAAAGGCTTAGTTTCAAGAGGAAGGCTTTTCTGTTTTAGTGTTCAGCTTCCTGACAAGCCAGGTGAACTTCTTAGAATTGCTGATAGGTTAGCTAAATTAAATGCAAATGTTATTGGACTTGATCATAACCAATTTAAAAATACAGATAGATTTATGAATGTTCATCTTGAGGTGACCTGTGAGACTAGTGGTCATGAACATATTAAGCAAATAATAGAATCTCTTAATGATATAGGGTATTCTCTAGAAAAAATATACTAG